In a single window of the Deltaproteobacteria bacterium genome:
- a CDS encoding 3-dehydroquinate synthase encodes METVEVDLGERSYPIFIGNGTLNKIGKTLEGYTNSRTLAIVTNPTVSDLYLEEVKGSFEKSKFT; translated from the coding sequence ATGGAAACAGTTGAAGTTGATTTGGGCGAACGATCGTACCCTATTTTTATTGGGAATGGCACGTTAAATAAAATCGGAAAAACCCTTGAAGGTTATACGAATAGCAGAACTTTAGCTATCGTTACAAATCCTACAGTATCCGATTTATATCTTGAAGAGGTTAAGGGTAGTTTTGAAAAATCAAAGTTTAC
- the pilQ gene encoding type IV pilus secretin PilQ gives MSEEITSIVINSEKPAIYTAFKLANPLRIVIDISDADISSVKTPVLVENDTVKEIRMTQFDEDDVNIGRIEILLEQITGYKIEKDGNKLSVLVDNYAAAYDATQEDMNAEALESIEPGPEIEAEAKVAAPEKAYPPAKVINDFSVIKEDGAVAVVVTGDGAIGNYNAFRLGKPARVVVDIFNVKNLYKKDKIKVDASLLKAIRVGQHKGKVRLVLDSRNNKASDYFIVKRGKSLVISLGKKGVLDKADLSPAIAPSPALPAREDPGERGFVVTDLKFTQLPEASRIIVSVTGKVNYSITKKSPEQVLLNLPNTAIPKGLQRSLDTSEFNSPVSLISSYQEKVGREKRTRIVFKLNKEAKYIAEQDDGTIFVDFERDASTDGDDVQVVKQVLPERKLIEEEAPSLQTKVAEVEKIDEPQLLPGVTAPERDEPLIKDEEVPFESKSLKVKPLSKVYTGQRVSLDYKDADIGNVLRLFAEVSGFNVIAADDVKGTVTIKLSDVPWDQAFDIVLNAKGLGMVQVGNVIRVAPADKLKKEEAETLTSKKDREKLVELDSEIIPVSHAPVSEMAAKIKEILTDRGSVTVDDRSSLLIIRDIRRTIEEAKLLVKELDKPTPQVLIEARIVEVDTNYKKELGVQWGSQYAVDAAHGNALNYQFPNSVGVGIGAGGGTVLNAPVGSGFTGTGVTGGSAGGAIGISFGSIDNTISLDLKLSALESKGVSKIISRPRVVTINKKQASIEQGLSIPFETTSAEGTQTTFVDASLKLTVTPEVKQDKSIILTIKASKNEPDFARAGAGGAPSIAKKEAQTEVLIKDGDTTVIGGIFTQKKGNSEAGVPFLSKLPLIGWMFKTMTNNDDRAELLIFVTPRIIEKAL, from the coding sequence TTGTCTGAGGAAATAACGTCCATCGTTATTAATAGCGAGAAACCGGCAATTTATACAGCATTTAAGTTGGCGAATCCTTTAAGGATTGTTATTGATATTAGTGATGCTGATATCAGTAGTGTAAAGACGCCTGTTTTGGTTGAGAATGATACTGTTAAGGAAATTCGGATGACTCAATTTGATGAAGACGACGTTAATATAGGCAGGATTGAAATTTTACTAGAGCAAATAACCGGTTATAAGATTGAAAAAGATGGAAATAAATTAAGTGTTTTAGTGGATAATTATGCTGCTGCTTATGATGCTACTCAGGAAGATATGAACGCTGAAGCGCTTGAATCCATTGAACCCGGGCCGGAAATCGAAGCCGAAGCTAAGGTCGCTGCGCCGGAGAAAGCCTATCCGCCTGCAAAGGTAATAAATGATTTTTCTGTGATAAAAGAAGATGGCGCTGTGGCTGTCGTCGTTACCGGCGATGGAGCCATAGGAAACTATAATGCCTTTAGATTAGGGAAACCTGCAAGAGTTGTTGTCGATATTTTTAATGTTAAGAACCTTTACAAGAAAGATAAAATAAAGGTTGATGCAAGCCTGTTGAAAGCAATCAGAGTAGGGCAGCATAAAGGTAAGGTACGTTTGGTGCTGGATTCAAGAAATAATAAAGCTTCCGATTATTTTATCGTAAAAAGAGGTAAGTCACTTGTCATCTCTTTGGGGAAAAAAGGCGTGCTCGATAAAGCGGATTTATCACCGGCGATTGCTCCCTCTCCTGCTTTGCCTGCAAGAGAGGACCCTGGTGAGAGAGGGTTTGTTGTGACGGACCTGAAATTTACTCAACTGCCCGAGGCGTCAAGAATTATAGTCTCAGTGACAGGAAAAGTTAACTATTCGATCACTAAGAAATCTCCCGAGCAAGTCCTTTTAAATCTGCCAAATACTGCCATTCCGAAAGGATTGCAAAGAAGTCTCGATACGTCTGAATTTAACTCTCCTGTTTCACTGATTAGTTCATACCAGGAAAAGGTTGGCAGAGAGAAAAGAACGAGAATTGTTTTTAAGCTTAATAAAGAAGCAAAATATATAGCTGAACAGGATGATGGGACCATTTTTGTCGATTTTGAAAGAGATGCCTCTACTGACGGTGACGATGTTCAAGTGGTCAAACAGGTCCTGCCTGAAAGAAAATTAATTGAGGAGGAAGCTCCTTCTTTGCAAACTAAAGTAGCTGAAGTGGAGAAAATTGATGAACCTCAACTTCTTCCCGGGGTGACTGCGCCAGAGAGGGATGAGCCCTTAATAAAAGATGAAGAGGTTCCCTTTGAAAGTAAGAGCTTAAAAGTAAAACCGTTGAGCAAAGTTTATACCGGTCAAAGAGTCTCTTTAGACTATAAAGATGCAGACATAGGAAATGTGCTTAGGCTTTTTGCTGAGGTTAGTGGATTTAACGTTATAGCAGCAGATGATGTAAAAGGTACGGTTACTATAAAGTTAAGTGATGTTCCCTGGGACCAGGCTTTTGATATTGTTCTTAATGCTAAGGGACTGGGTATGGTCCAGGTGGGAAATGTCATTAGAGTTGCTCCTGCCGATAAGCTGAAGAAAGAAGAAGCTGAAACATTAACCTCCAAGAAAGACAGGGAAAAATTAGTAGAACTGGATTCTGAAATTATTCCTGTGAGCCATGCGCCTGTATCTGAGATGGCAGCCAAGATAAAGGAAATATTGACGGACAGAGGTTCTGTAACGGTAGATGATAGATCAAGCTTATTGATTATTAGAGATATAAGAAGAACAATAGAGGAAGCCAAACTTTTAGTGAAAGAATTGGACAAACCGACGCCTCAGGTTCTCATCGAGGCAAGAATAGTTGAAGTAGATACTAATTACAAAAAGGAACTGGGTGTTCAATGGGGAAGTCAATATGCAGTCGACGCAGCCCATGGAAATGCGCTTAATTATCAATTCCCTAATTCTGTCGGTGTCGGTATCGGCGCCGGAGGTGGAACGGTTTTAAATGCGCCTGTCGGATCAGGCTTTACCGGTACCGGCGTTACCGGAGGAAGTGCAGGCGGCGCTATTGGCATTAGTTTCGGGTCTATTGATAACACAATATCACTGGACCTTAAATTGTCAGCTCTTGAATCAAAAGGCGTGTCTAAAATCATCTCAAGGCCCAGAGTCGTTACAATCAATAAAAAACAGGCATCGATAGAACAGGGACTTTCTATCCCCTTTGAGACAACTTCTGCTGAAGGAACGCAGACTACCTTTGTTGATGCAAGTCTTAAGCTCACCGTTACACCTGAAGTTAAACAGGATAAAAGTATTATTTTAACGATTAAGGCATCAAAAAACGAACCTGACTTTGCAAGAGCAGGCGCCGGTGGCGCACCGAGTATTGCAAAGAAGGAAGCTCAAACAGAAGTGCTTATAAAAGATGGTGATACAACAGTCATCGGTGGAATTTTTACCCAAAAGAAAGGTAATAGTGAGGCTGGCGTTCCTTTTCTTTCAAAATTGCCCCTAATCGGCTGGATGTTTAAAACGATGACTAATAACGATGACAGGGCCGAGCTGCTAATATTTGTTACCCCTAGAATTATAGAAAAGGCACTTTAA
- the aroC gene encoding chorismate synthase, which produces MLTYITAGESHGKGLISVIEGMPSNLTVKSSYVNSQLKRRQKGYGRGGRMKIESDTVEFLSGIRHEVTTGAPVSLFIENKDWKNWTDVMSPQLVESLDSDKAKYNPVTKPRPGHADLSGAIKYNQRDIRNILERSSARETAARVAAGSVARQLLEQFGIITYSWVTGIGGVEDDNSPVKGSIYYGNPKGDKKILHEIYEDAEKSEVSHPDEQISEKMKRRIDEAKENGDSLGGIFEVVISGLPVGLGSHVHSHRKLDSLLAGAMMGIQAIKGVEIGLGFEEGRRPGSAVHDEIKYDGKEFRRQSNYAGGIEGGMSNGEDIVIRAAMKPIPTLYKPLRSVDINSKQPFEASIERSDTCAVPAAAVIGEAVAAFEIARVFLEKFGGDSIEEIKKNHENYMNYVSNF; this is translated from the coding sequence ATGCTGACCTACATTACTGCAGGAGAATCTCACGGAAAAGGACTTATCTCGGTTATTGAAGGCATGCCTTCAAATCTCACAGTTAAAAGTTCATATGTTAACAGTCAGTTAAAAAGGCGCCAGAAGGGATATGGACGGGGTGGCAGAATGAAGATCGAATCGGATACTGTAGAGTTTCTTTCAGGGATAAGACATGAGGTTACTACAGGGGCGCCTGTCTCACTTTTTATTGAGAATAAGGACTGGAAAAATTGGACAGATGTAATGAGTCCTCAATTGGTTGAAAGTCTTGATTCGGATAAGGCAAAGTATAATCCGGTAACAAAACCGAGGCCGGGGCATGCGGATCTTTCCGGCGCTATTAAGTATAATCAAAGGGATATTAGAAATATTCTGGAACGATCCAGCGCCAGAGAAACCGCTGCAAGGGTTGCTGCCGGTTCGGTTGCAAGGCAGTTGCTGGAACAGTTTGGTATAATTACATATAGCTGGGTAACCGGTATTGGTGGAGTGGAAGATGATAATTCACCCGTAAAAGGGTCTATTTATTATGGTAACCCAAAAGGCGACAAAAAAATACTCCATGAAATATACGAAGATGCAGAAAAGTCGGAAGTCAGTCATCCTGATGAGCAAATTTCTGAAAAAATGAAAAGAAGAATTGATGAGGCCAAAGAAAATGGTGATTCCCTTGGAGGAATTTTTGAAGTAGTCATAAGTGGGCTTCCTGTAGGTCTTGGAAGTCATGTACATAGTCATAGAAAGCTTGATTCCCTTCTTGCCGGCGCCATGATGGGTATTCAGGCCATAAAAGGTGTTGAAATAGGCCTTGGCTTTGAAGAAGGAAGAAGGCCTGGTTCGGCAGTTCATGATGAAATAAAATATGATGGAAAAGAATTTAGACGGCAAAGTAACTATGCTGGTGGAATTGAAGGGGGAATGAGCAATGGCGAAGATATTGTAATAAGAGCCGCTATGAAGCCTATTCCCACACTATACAAACCTTTAAGGTCTGTAGATATTAATAGTAAACAACCCTTTGAGGCAAGTATTGAAAGGTCTGATACCTGTGCTGTTCCTGCTGCGGCCGTAATCGGCGAAGCCGTTGCTGCATTTGAAATAGCAAGAGTTTTCCTGGAGAAATTTGGTGGTGATTCTATTGAAGAGATTAAAAAAAACCATGAAAATTATATGAATTATGTTTCAAACTTTTAA